The sequence CGAGGCCGACCCCCACCAGCGACCACAGCGCGGTGTAGAGGATCGTGCGGAAGCGCAGGACGTGCTTCCAGACCGGTGTGGGCTCGGCCCCCGCACGCTCCGCCGCCTCGTCCTTCAGCGCCATGTAGTCGATCAGGCCGCGCGGCTTGCCGATCTTCTCCATCACGTCGTCGCAGGCATCGATGCAGAGCGCGCAGGTGATACAGGCGAGCTGCTGCCCCTCGCGGATGTCGATGCCCATCGGGCAGACGTTGACGCAGGCCATGCAGTCGATGCAGTCGCCGGGACCGGTGGTGACCGGCTCTCGCGTCCGCTCCTGCCCCGGCATCGGGATCACGGGATAGCGGGCCTGCTGGCCGGGCCCGGCGGCTTGGGCCGCGGCCTCGGCCTTCATCGCCTCCTCCATCGAACGGCGGCGGACATTGCCCTTGCCCCGCGGCTCGCCCCGCCACTCGCGATAGGCGACGGTGATCGTGTCCTCGTCCATCATCGCACCCTGGATGCGTGGCCAGGGGCACATGTAGATGCAGACCTGCTCTCGCATGAAGCCGCCGAAGATGAAGGTGGTGGCCGTCAGGATCCCGATCGTGGTGTAGGCGACCGGATGCGCCTCGAACCGCCAGAGGTCGGCGGCGAGCGTAGGCGCATCGGTGAAGTAGAAGACCCAGGCGCCGCCCGTCAGAAGGCCGATCAGCAGCCAGACGATCCACTTGGTGATCCGCAGCCGGGCCTTCCGGACGCTCCACGGCGCGTTCCAGAGCTTCACCCGCGCATTGCGATCCCCCTCGATCCAGCGTTCGACGAGGATGTAGAGGTCGGTCCAGACGGTCTGCGGACAGGTGTAGCCGCACCAGACCCGGCCGAGGGCTGCGGTGAACAGGAACAGCCCCAGCCCCGACATGATGAGCAGCCCCGCGACGAAATAGAACTCGTGCGGCCAGATCTCGATCCAGAAGAAGAAGAAGCGGCGGTCGGCGAGATCGACCAGCACCGCCTGGTCCGGCATCTCCGGCCCGCGGTCCCAGCGCAGCCAAGGCGTCAGGTAGTAGATGCCCAGCGTGATCCCCATGATCCACCACTTGAGCGTGCGGAACCGGCCCGAGACGCGGCGCGGAAAGATCGGCTCACGCGGGGCATAAAGGACCGGGGCATCATTGGTGGAGGACATGGGGCATCCTGTCTTGCTTACCGCCTTGGTGCCCGTCAGGCGCGTCCGGGTCCTTGACCTGCGTCAAACGGAACCGGAACGCGCCCTCGATCGGCGGTGGATCGCCTGCGGCAGGGTGTCACTCCCCGCCGCCGAGGCCGTGCACGTAGAGCGAGACGGCGTTGATCTCCGCATCGCTGAGCCGCGGCTCCCAGGGCGGCATCACGCCGAAGCGCGAGTTGGTCACCGTCTCGGTCAGCGTCTCGACGTCACCGCCATAGAGCCAGATGGCATCCGTCAGGTTCGGGGCGCCCACGTAGATATCGCCCTCCCCCGCATCGCCGTGGCAGGCCGCGCAGTTGTCGAGGAAGAGCGGCTCGCCCTCCGCGGCCAGCGGCGCGCTGTGCTGCTGGTTGGAGATGGAGAGGACGTATTGCACCACCGCGTCGATCTCGTCTTCCGAGAAGATCATGCCGTAGGCCGGCATCTCCGACCACCGCGTGTCCGGGTCGTCGTTGCGGATGCCGTGGCGGACGGTCCAGGCGATGTCGTCGACCGTACCGCCCCAGAGCCAGGCGTCGTCGAGCAGGTTGGGATAGCCCGCCGCCTGCACGCCGGCGGCACCCGATCCGTGGCACTGCGAACAGTACGTGCGGAAGATCGCCGCCCCCTTGTTGGTCGCGAAGGAATGCAGCGGATCGCCTGGCTCGACGGTCGTTAGGTCGGCGGCAGCGAGCGTCGTCTCCAGCTCCGAATTGGCCTCGGCTGCCGCGGCGATGTCGGCCGCCACGTCGGCGCGGGTGGAAAAGCCCAGCAGACCGGGCGTCGCCGAGCTGATCAGCGGCCAGGCGGGAAAGGCGATGGTGTAGATCACGCCCCAGACGATCGTGGCGTAGAAGGTCCACAGCCACCAGCGCGGCAGCGGGTTGTTGTACTCCTCGATCCCGTCCCAGCTGTGGCCGGTTGTCCCGACATCGTCCTTCGTTTCTTCTGGCTTGTCGCTCATGGCTGCAACTCCTTCAGCAGCGCGTTGGCCTTGCAGTCAGGGCACTTGCCTGTGCAGGCGGGCTTGTCTTCGTGGCGGAACGGGATGCGCGCGCACTCGTCGTGCCCCGCCCGGCTGCCGGGCCGGAACGCCCAGACGATCACGCCGAGGAAGAAGAGCAGCAGGAACAGCATTGCCCAGCTGTCGGCGAACTGGCGCAGGAGGGAATAGGTATCCATCGTGGCCTCCTCAGCGGCTTTCGTCGGGAACGAAGGTGGAGAAGTCGACCAGCGTGCCGAGCATCTGCATGTAGGCGATCAGCGCGTCCATCTCGGTCAGCGCCGACTGTCCGTCGAAGTTGCGGACCTGCGCGCCGGGATAGCGTTCGAGGAGCCCGTCGGAGTCCCCGTCGACCGTCGCCTGCACCAGGAAGTCTGCGACGGCGGCGTCGATCATCTCGTCGCTGTAGGGCACGCCGACCGCACGGTGGGCGAGCAGGAGGTCCTGCACGTAATCCGCCTCGATCCGCGTCTCGGCGAGGAAGCCGTATTTCGGCATGACCGATTCCGGCACCACCGATTGCGGGTCGATGAAGTGGTCCACGTGCCACTCGTCCGAATAGCGCCCGCCGACCCGTGCGAGGTCCGGCCCCGTCCGCTTCGACCCCCACTGGAACGGGTGGTCGTACATCGATTCCGCAGCGAGGCTGTAGTGGCCGTAGCGTTCCACCTCGTCGCGCATCGGGCGGATCATCTGGGAGTGGCAGACATAGCAGCCCTCCCGCACGTAGATCTCCCGCCCCGTCAGCTCCAGCGGGGAATAGGGACGCACGCCCTCCACCTCCTCGATGGTGTTCTCCAGGTAGAAGAGCGGCGCGATCTCCACGATGCCGCCGATGGTGACGACCAGAAAGCTTCCCGCGAGCAGCAGCGTCGCGTTCTTCTCCAGGATGCTGTGTTTGTCGAGAATGCCCATGTCCGGCTCTCCTTATTCAGCCGGAGCCATGACGGGCGTGTCGGCCTTGGCCGGAGCACTCCGCACGGTCATCCAGAGGTTGTAGCACATGATCAGGGCACCCGCGAGGTAGAGCACCCCGCCGAAGGCACGCACCAGGTACATCGGGAACTTCGCGCTCACCGTGTCGGCGAAGGAGTTGACGAGGAAGCCCTGCGCATCGACCTCGCGCCACATCAGACCCTCCATGATGCCCGTCACCCACATCGCGGCGGCGTAGAGGACGATGCCGATCGTCGCGAGCCAGAAGTGCCAGTTGACGAGCGCCAGCGAGTAGAGGCCCTGCCGCTGCCACAGCCGCGGCACCAGGAAGTAGAGGGCCGCGAAGGTGATCATCCCGTTCCAGCCGAGCGCGCCCGAATGCACGTGCCCGATGGTCCAGTCGGTGTAGTGGCTCAGCGAATTGACCGCGCGGATCGACATCATCGGCCCCTCGAAGGTCGCCATGCCGTAGAAGGCGAGGCTGACCACCATCATGCGGATGATCGGATCGGTGCGGATCTTGTCCCACGCGCCGTCCAGCGTCATGAGTCCGTTGATCATCCCGCCCCAGGACGGCATCCACAGGATGACCGAGAACACCATGCCCAGCGTCGAGGCCCAGTCGGGCAGCGCGGTGTAGTGCAGGTGGTGCGGCCCGGCCCAGATGTAGAGGAAAATCAACGCCCAGAAGTGGATGATCGACAGCTTGTAGCTGAAGATCGGCCGCTCGGCCTGCTTCGGCACGAAGTAGTACATCATGCCGAGGAAGCCCGCCGTCAGGAAGAAGCCCACGGCGTTGTGCCCGTACCACCACTGGGTCATCGCGTCCTGCACGCCCGCGAAGAGCTGGACCGAGCGCGAACCCCAGATCGAGACCGGAAGGCTAAGGTTGTTGACCACGTGCAGCATCGCGACGGTCACGATGAAGCTGAGCAGGAACCAGTTCGCGACGTAGATGTGCGGCTCCTTCCGCCGCAGGATCGTGCCCATGTAGACGGCGAGGAAGGCGACCCAGACGATGGTCAGCCAGATGTCCACGTACCACTCGGGCTCCGCATATTCCTTCGACTGGGTGGCGCCCAGCAGATAGCCGGTCGCGGCCAGCACGATGAAGAGCTGGTAGCCCCAGAACACGAACCACGCGAGGTTGCCGCCCCACAGCCGCACCGCGCAGGTCCGCTGCACGATATAGAAGGACGACATAATCAGCGCGTTGCCCCCGAAAGCGAAGATCACCGCCGAGGTGTGCAGCGGCCGCAGCCGTCCGAAGTTGGCATAACCTTGCGCCCACTCGAAATTCAGCGCCGGAAAGGCGAGCTGGAAGGCGATGAAGACGCCGACGAGGAAGCCCACGACGCCCCAGAAGGCGGTCGCGATCGCGCCCGCTCGGATCACGTCGTCCATGTACTCGCTCTCGCGCGCCTCAACGGCCGCGAGGCTCGGCGGCTCGTTGGTGCGTGAGAGCGTCCAGATGAACATCGCGCCCGCGATCACGGTGATGATGAGCGCGTGCACCATGTAGGCATCGTCACGGGCGAAATTGGCGGCCATCGCGGCAAAGAGCGTCACGACCGCCAGCGCCACGAGCTTGAGTGTGTCCCACACGGTGTTCGACATGGAGTTCTTCCCTGATGCAAATCGGGTTGTGCATCTCGGGGTGTGGCGACTATCCGCCGAAGTCGCCTTGACCTGGATCAAGGCGACACTTTCGTCGCAGTCAGGGACGAAGGGACGTCAGATCAGGGGGCCGCCATCGGCGTCGTCACCGGTCTCGGCGAGCAGACGCTCGAAGTCCGGGACCTCGATCCCGCGCGTGCCCTGCAGTCTGATGACACCGTCGCGCTTTAGCGCGGAGATCTGGCGGCTCACCGTTTCCAGCGTCAGGCCAAGGTAGTCGGCCATCGCTTCACGCGTCAGCGGCAGGGTGAAGGACGCCTCCCGGGTGAGCGTCGCCTGACGCAGCGACGCCTCGCGTCGAGCGAGGATGGAGAGGAGGCTCGCGATCTTCTCCCGCGCGGTCTTGCGACCGAGGATCAGCATCCACTCGCGCGCGGCGTCGAGCTCGTCGAGCGTCATTTCCAGGAGGCGTTGGCCGATGTGAGGCGTGGAGTTCAGCAACTCCTCGAACGGCCCCCGGCGAAAACAGCAGAGCGTCAGAGGAGAGACCGCGACGACATCGTAGGCAGCAGTGCGGCGACCAGGCCGGCCCAGGAAATCGGCGGGCAGAAGCAGCCCCACCATCTGGGTGCGCCCGTCTTCCAGCCCCTGGCTGAGCGAGGCGACACCGGTCACGACGGAGGCCACGAATTCCATGTCGTCGCCCGAGAACACGATCGGCTCTCCGGCCTCGTAGTTCCGGTAGGTCTTGATTCCCTCGAGGATCTCCAACTCGTCGGCCTCGCAACGCGCGCACACGGCGTTGTGCCTGATCGGGCAGGCCGCGCAATCCCTTGGTTCTACTGTCAGTTTCGTCATCCCGAACCCACGCGCGGCCTTGACCTGCATCAAGGACACCCACTTCCAACAGTTCGTAGCTTAAGCGTATGAAAAACGTCCAGCAACTCCGCGATCTCGGGCTCTTCGACGCGCGCGTGCCGCGCTACACGAGCTATCCGACTGCGGCCCGCTTCACCGATGCCGTGGGATCCGCCCAGACTGCGGAGTGGCTGCGTGCCATGCCCGCGGGCACCGATATCTCGCTTTACGTCCATGTCCCGTTCTGCCGCCGGTTGTGCTGGTTCTGTGCCTGCCGGACGCAGGGCACATCGACGCTGGCTCCGCTACTGCCCTATCTTGCGACCATCAAGCAGGAAATCGGCCTGATCGCCGAGGAACTGCCACCGGGCACCCGGCTCGCCCGGCTGCACTGGGGCGGCGGGACGCCGACGCTGCTGAGCCGCGAGCTGATCGCGGAGCTTGCGGGCGCCATCTTCGAGCGGTTGCCGCTCGCACCCGGAGCCGAGTTCTCGGTCGAGATCGACCCGACCGAGCTCGACGAGGAGCGGATGGATGCGCTCGCCGCCGTCGGCCTTACCCGCGCGAGCGTCGGCATCCAGGATTTCGACCCGGCGATCCAGGCCCTGATCGGCCGGTCGCAGAGCTATGCCGAGACCCGCGCCGCGGTCGAGGGGCTGCGGGACCGTGGCGTGCTGAGCCTCAATGCCGACATGCTCTACGGCCTGCCCGACCAGACCCCGCAGCAGATCGCGGAGAGCATGCAGCAGCTCCTGTCGCTGACCCCGGACCGGGTGGCGCTCTTCGGCTATGCGCATGTGCCGTGGATGGCGCGGCGGCAGGCGATGATCCGGACGGAGTCCCTGCCCGGCCCCGAGGCGCGGCTGGACCTCTTCGAGACGGCGCGCGAGTTGCTGGCCTGGGATGGGTATCGCGAGATCGGGATCGATCACTTCGCGCGGCCCACCGACGGGCTGGCGCGGGCGGCGGCGACGGGCGAGCTGCGGCGGAACTTCCAAGGCTATACCGACGATCCGTCCGAGGTGCTGATCGGGATCGGCGCCTCCGCGATCTCCCGCTTTCCGCAGGGCTATGCGCAGAA is a genomic window of Pontivivens ytuae containing:
- the ccoG gene encoding cytochrome c oxidase accessory protein CcoG; its protein translation is MSSTNDAPVLYAPREPIFPRRVSGRFRTLKWWIMGITLGIYYLTPWLRWDRGPEMPDQAVLVDLADRRFFFFWIEIWPHEFYFVAGLLIMSGLGLFLFTAALGRVWCGYTCPQTVWTDLYILVERWIEGDRNARVKLWNAPWSVRKARLRITKWIVWLLIGLLTGGAWVFYFTDAPTLAADLWRFEAHPVAYTTIGILTATTFIFGGFMREQVCIYMCPWPRIQGAMMDEDTITVAYREWRGEPRGKGNVRRRSMEEAMKAEAAAQAAGPGQQARYPVIPMPGQERTREPVTTGPGDCIDCMACVNVCPMGIDIREGQQLACITCALCIDACDDVMEKIGKPRGLIDYMALKDEAAERAGAEPTPVWKHVLRFRTILYTALWSLVGVGLVFALFIRPEVEMTVAPIRNPTFVIMSDGAIRNAYDVRLLNKQHEARTFELSLESAADLSLSIDNGSNLTVEVPADEILERRVYVTAPAGSEAASADRTELRLWVEDTGNANRAGVDTIFNGATQ
- the ccoP gene encoding cytochrome-c oxidase, cbb3-type subunit III codes for the protein MSDKPEETKDDVGTTGHSWDGIEEYNNPLPRWWLWTFYATIVWGVIYTIAFPAWPLISSATPGLLGFSTRADVAADIAAAAEANSELETTLAAADLTTVEPGDPLHSFATNKGAAIFRTYCSQCHGSGAAGVQAAGYPNLLDDAWLWGGTVDDIAWTVRHGIRNDDPDTRWSEMPAYGMIFSEDEIDAVVQYVLSISNQQHSAPLAAEGEPLFLDNCAACHGDAGEGDIYVGAPNLTDAIWLYGGDVETLTETVTNSRFGVMPPWEPRLSDAEINAVSLYVHGLGGGE
- a CDS encoding cbb3-type cytochrome c oxidase subunit 3; protein product: MDTYSLLRQFADSWAMLFLLLFFLGVIVWAFRPGSRAGHDECARIPFRHEDKPACTGKCPDCKANALLKELQP
- the ccoO gene encoding cytochrome-c oxidase, cbb3-type subunit II → MGILDKHSILEKNATLLLAGSFLVVTIGGIVEIAPLFYLENTIEEVEGVRPYSPLELTGREIYVREGCYVCHSQMIRPMRDEVERYGHYSLAAESMYDHPFQWGSKRTGPDLARVGGRYSDEWHVDHFIDPQSVVPESVMPKYGFLAETRIEADYVQDLLLAHRAVGVPYSDEMIDAAVADFLVQATVDGDSDGLLERYPGAQVRNFDGQSALTEMDALIAYMQMLGTLVDFSTFVPDESR
- the ccoN gene encoding cytochrome-c oxidase, cbb3-type subunit I encodes the protein MSNTVWDTLKLVALAVVTLFAAMAANFARDDAYMVHALIITVIAGAMFIWTLSRTNEPPSLAAVEARESEYMDDVIRAGAIATAFWGVVGFLVGVFIAFQLAFPALNFEWAQGYANFGRLRPLHTSAVIFAFGGNALIMSSFYIVQRTCAVRLWGGNLAWFVFWGYQLFIVLAATGYLLGATQSKEYAEPEWYVDIWLTIVWVAFLAVYMGTILRRKEPHIYVANWFLLSFIVTVAMLHVVNNLSLPVSIWGSRSVQLFAGVQDAMTQWWYGHNAVGFFLTAGFLGMMYYFVPKQAERPIFSYKLSIIHFWALIFLYIWAGPHHLHYTALPDWASTLGMVFSVILWMPSWGGMINGLMTLDGAWDKIRTDPIIRMMVVSLAFYGMATFEGPMMSIRAVNSLSHYTDWTIGHVHSGALGWNGMITFAALYFLVPRLWQRQGLYSLALVNWHFWLATIGIVLYAAAMWVTGIMEGLMWREVDAQGFLVNSFADTVSAKFPMYLVRAFGGVLYLAGALIMCYNLWMTVRSAPAKADTPVMAPAE
- the fnrL gene encoding transcriptional regulator FnrL is translated as MTKLTVEPRDCAACPIRHNAVCARCEADELEILEGIKTYRNYEAGEPIVFSGDDMEFVASVVTGVASLSQGLEDGRTQMVGLLLPADFLGRPGRRTAAYDVVAVSPLTLCCFRRGPFEELLNSTPHIGQRLLEMTLDELDAAREWMLILGRKTAREKIASLLSILARREASLRQATLTREASFTLPLTREAMADYLGLTLETVSRQISALKRDGVIRLQGTRGIEVPDFERLLAETGDDADGGPLI
- the hemN gene encoding oxygen-independent coproporphyrinogen III oxidase; the encoded protein is MKNVQQLRDLGLFDARVPRYTSYPTAARFTDAVGSAQTAEWLRAMPAGTDISLYVHVPFCRRLCWFCACRTQGTSTLAPLLPYLATIKQEIGLIAEELPPGTRLARLHWGGGTPTLLSRELIAELAGAIFERLPLAPGAEFSVEIDPTELDEERMDALAAVGLTRASVGIQDFDPAIQALIGRSQSYAETRAAVEGLRDRGVLSLNADMLYGLPDQTPQQIAESMQQLLSLTPDRVALFGYAHVPWMARRQAMIRTESLPGPEARLDLFETARELLAWDGYREIGIDHFARPTDGLARAAATGELRRNFQGYTDDPSEVLIGIGASAISRFPQGYAQNAAATAPYQAAVRGGRLATARGHAFAGEDLLRSDVIEALMCEFAVDLEAVARRHDADPGLLEPMAASALATFADVLERDGPVLRITRVGRPLARIIARSFDAYAMDPAGHSAAI